A single region of the Sciurus carolinensis chromosome 16, mSciCar1.2, whole genome shotgun sequence genome encodes:
- the Osgin1 gene encoding oxidative stress-induced growth inhibitor 1: MSSSRRGHFSASSSEPLPVIIIGNGPSGICLSYLLSGHTPYVRPDAVHPHPLLQRKLAEAPGVSILDQDLDYLSEGLEGRCQSPVALLFDALLRPDTDFGGNVDSVLTWKHQKERAIPHVVLGRNLPGGAWHSIEGSMVTLSQGQWMGLPDLQVKDWMQRKRRGLRNSRATAGDIAHYYRDYVTKKGLSHNFVSGAVVTAVEWGGPEPSPLFQVSGFLTTKDQGQQPFSLWARNVVLATGTFDSPARLGIPGEALPFVHHELSALEAATRMGAVSPASDPVLIVGAGLSAADAVLYARHYNIPVIHAFRRPVDDPGLVFNQLPKMLYPEYHKVQQMMREQSVLSPGPYQGYRSLPEHQPLLFKEDGQAVFRDPQGGQQVFGVSLVLVLIGSHPDLSFLPGAGADLAVDPEQPLSAKRNPIDVDPFTYQSTHQEGLYAVGPLAGDNFVRFVQGGALAVASSLLRKEIRKPP; encoded by the exons ATGAGCTCTTCCAGGAGGGGCCACTTCAGCGCCAGCAGCTCCGAGCCGCTCCCGGTCATCATCATCG GCAATGGCCCCTCAGGCATCTGCTTGTCCTATCTGCTCTCGGGCCACACCCCCTACGTGAGACCAGATGCAGTTCACCCGCACCCCCTGCTGCAGAGGAAGCTGGCCGAGGCGCCGGGGGTCTCCATCCTGGACCAG GACCTGGATTACCTGTCCGAAGGCCTCGAAGGCCGCTGCCAGAGTCCCGTGGCTCTGCTCTTTGATGCCCTCCTGCGCCCAGACACAGACTTCGGGGGCAACGTGGACTCGGTCCTCACCTGGAAGCACCAGAAGGAGAGAGCCATTCCCCACGTGGTCCTGGGCCGCAACCTCCCCGGTGGGGCGTGGCAT TCCATCGAAGGCTCCATGGTGACCCTGAGCCAAGGCCAATGGATGGGGCTTCCCGACCTGCAGGTCAAGGACTGGATGCAGAGGAAGCGCAG AGGCCTTCGCAACAGCCGAGCGACAGCCGGGGACATCGCCCACTACTACAGGGACTACGTGACCAAGAAGGGGCTGAGCCACAACTTTGTGTCTGGTGCTGTGGTCACAGCTGTGGAGTGGGGGGGCCCTGAGCCCAGCCCCCTCTTCCAGGTCAGCGGCTTCCTGACCACCAAGGACCAGGGTCAGCAGCCCTTCTCGCTGTGGGCCCGCAACGTGGTCCTGGCCACAGGCACGTTCGACAGCCCGGCCAGGCTAGGCATCCCCGGAGAGGCCCTGCCTTTCGTCCATCACGAGCTGTCGGCCCTGGAGGCGGCCACGCGGATGGGTGCCGTAAGCCCGGCCTCAGACCCGGTCCTCATCGTGGGCGCTGGGCTGTCCGCGGCCGACGCGGTCCTCTACGCCCGCCACTACAACATCCCGGTGATCCATGCCTTCCGCCGGCCAGTGGACGACCCCGGACTGGTGTTCAACCAGCTGCCCAAGATGCTGTACCCCGAGTACCACAAGGTGCAGCAGATGATGCGCGAGCAGTCGGTGCTCTCACCCGGCCCCTACCAGGGCTACCGCAGCCTCCCCGAGCACCAGCCCCTGCTCTTCAAGGAGGACGGCCAGGCTGTGTTCCGGGACCCGCAGGGCGGCCAGCAGGTCTTCGGAGTCTCCCTGGTGCTGGTCCTCATCGGCTCGCACCCtgacctctccttcctccctggggCGGGCGCTGACCTGGCCGTGGATCCCGAGCAGCCCCTGAGCGCCAAGAGGAACCCCATCGATGTGGACCCCTTCACCTACCAGAGCACCCACCAGGAGGGCCTGTACGCAGTGGGGCCGCTGGCCGGTGACAACTTTGTGCGGTTTGTGCAGGGCGGAGCCCTGGCGGTGGCCAGCTCCCTGCTAAGGAAGGAGATAAGGAAACCACCCTAG